A DNA window from Malus domestica chromosome 12, GDT2T_hap1 contains the following coding sequences:
- the LOC114820149 gene encoding uncharacterized protein isoform X24, with protein MFDDSVENHFRVMDTIAKLCGEAEEDRGVEDGEIQRLSSSVTFLREWADFKYGPRDVRFACGVGSPEEKDVVGGINLRQFSSATVPKNEALSGDAPSPELSQDFVMYVGGPVWALDWCPRVHRSSDDHPKCEFIAVAAHPPGSSYHKLGEPLTGRGAIQIWCLLNVGVNKEDIHSVVEKPKQGSKNNGARQEKSTEPKKPLGRPRKKPIEEKSTEPKRSRGRPRKKPIEESADKEATEEKSTRPKRPRGRPKKYATEDYVDNLDESNIYVEIPAIEYPEGSLELPSTDCAPENTHVHAVQEDHGKKRKSYKHVGSASDPAWKSHVRRRKLNIIESAGSDNSDTCPPLSNQDGEKRSFVSDHHTQQNSGQVPRNSYACPPLLNQDGEKGPLVSDHHTLQNSGQDPQTSKDVQNNGYSEIGSTRCSVPTDVALPRIALCLAHHGKVAWDVKWRPLNERDSKSKHRMGYLAVLSGNGSLEVIPLTVEWSPSPPHDYLLVGCHDGTVALWKFSASNASQDTNPIRALAWAPAERYVKCNCVRITTIQRVSIL; from the exons ATGTTCGACGACTCGGTGGAGAATCACTTCAGAGTTATGGACACCATTGCCAAGCTCTGCGGCGAGGCGGAGGAGGATCGCGGCGTCGAAGACGGCGAGATTCAACGCTTATCGTCCTCAGTTACCTTCCTAAG GGAATGGGCGGATTTTAAGTATGGACCTCGAGATGTTCGATTTGCTTGTGGAGTTGGAAGTCCTGAGGAGAAGGATGTCGTCGGCGGGATAAACTTGCGGCAATTTTCTTCTGCAACAGTTCCTAAG AACGAGGCACTTTCTGGGGACGCACCATCTCCGGAGTTGAG CCAAGACTTTGTGATGTATGTTGGAGGGCCTGTTTGGGCGTTGGATTGGTGTCCTAGAGTTCATCGAAGTAGTGATGATCATCCAAAATGCGAG TTTATTGCCGTAGCTGCTCATCCTCCTGGATCTTCTTATCACAAATTAGGCGAGCCACTGACTGGAAGAGGAGCCATTCAGATATGGTGTCTTTTAAATGTTGGTGTAAATAAGGAAGACATACATTCAGTAGTAGAAAAGCCAAAGCAGGGGAGTAAGAACAACGGAGCCAGACAAGAAAAATCAACTGAACCAAAGAAGCCTTTAGGGAGGCCTAGAAAGAAGCCAATAGAAGAAAAATCAACTGAACCAAAGAGGTCCAGAGGAAGGCCTAGAAAGAAACCAATTGAAGAATCTGCTGACAAAGAGGCCACAGAAGAAAAATCAACTCGACCAAAGAGGCCTAGAGGAAGACCTAAAAAGTATGCAACAGAAGATTATGTTGACAACTTGGATGAAAGCAATATTTATGTTGAGATTCCTGCCATTGAATATCCAGAGGGATCACTAGAGTTGCCTTCTACGGATTGTGCTCCTGAAAATACTCATGTGCATGCTGTACAAGAAGATCATGGTAAAAAACGAAAGAGTTACAAACATGTGGGATCTGCATCTGATCCAGCTTGGAAATCACATGTTCGGAggagaaaattaaatattatcgAAAGTGCAGGGAGTGATAACAGTGATACATGTCCACCGTTGTCAAATCAAGATGGGGAGAAAAGATCATTTGTTTCAGATCATCATACACAGCAGAATTCAGGACAGGTTCCTCGTAACAGTTATGCATGTCCACCGTTGTTGAATCAAGATGGGGAGAAAGGACCACTTGTTTCAGATCATCATACACTGCAGAATTCTGGACAGGATCCTCAAACAAGTAAAGATGTTCAAAATAATGGTTACTCTGAAATTGGCTCGACCAGGTGTTCAGTTCCGACGGACGTAGCATTGCCACGAATTGCATTATGCCTAGCTCACCATGGAAAGGTTGCCTGGGATGTGAAATGGCGTCCTCTTAATGAACGTGATTCCAAAAGCAAGCATCGGATGGGCTATCTTGCTGTGCTGTCAGGAAATGGGTCTCTGGAAGT CATCCCTCTTACTGTGGAATGGTCACCTTCACCACCTCATGATTACCTACTTGTTGGATGCCATGATGGAACG GTTGCTTTATGGAAGTTTTCAGCAAGTAATGCATCTCAAG ATACAAATCCAATTAGGGCACTTGCTTGGGCCCCGGCTGAAAG ATATGTGAAATGCAACTGTGTGCGAATTACAACAATTCAGAGGGTGTCAATCTTATAG
- the LOC114820149 gene encoding uncharacterized protein isoform X8, with translation MFDDSVENHFRVMDTIAKLCGEAEEDRGVEDGEIQRLSSSVTFLREWADFKYGPRDVRFACGVGSPEEKDVVGGINLRQFSSATVPKNEALSGDAPSPELSQDFVMYVGGPVWALDWCPRVHRSSDDHPKCEFIAVAAHPPGSSYHKLGEPLTGRGAIQIWCLLNVGVNKEDIHSVVEKPKQGSKNNGARQEKSTEPKKPLGRPRKKPIEEKSTEPKRSRGRPRKKPIEESADKEATEEKSTRPKRPRGRPKKYATEDYVDNLDESNIYVEIPAIEYPEGSLELPSTDCAPENTHVHAVQEDHGKKRKSYKHVGSASDPAWKSHVRRRKLNIIESAGSDNSDTCPPLSNQDGEKRSFVSDHHTQQNSGQVPRNSYACPPLLNQDGEKGPLVSDHHTLQNSGQDPQTSKDVQNNGYSEIGSTRCSVPTDVALPRIALCLAHHGKVAWDVKWRPLNERDSKSKHRMGYLAVLSGNGSLEVWDVPLPHVIEVIYSSSCGEGTDPHFVKLAPVFRCSMLKCGGEKSIPLTVEWSPSPPHDYLLVGCHDGTVALWKFSASNASQDTRPLLCFRADTNPIRALAWAPAERYVKCNCVRITTIQRVSIL, from the exons ATGTTCGACGACTCGGTGGAGAATCACTTCAGAGTTATGGACACCATTGCCAAGCTCTGCGGCGAGGCGGAGGAGGATCGCGGCGTCGAAGACGGCGAGATTCAACGCTTATCGTCCTCAGTTACCTTCCTAAG GGAATGGGCGGATTTTAAGTATGGACCTCGAGATGTTCGATTTGCTTGTGGAGTTGGAAGTCCTGAGGAGAAGGATGTCGTCGGCGGGATAAACTTGCGGCAATTTTCTTCTGCAACAGTTCCTAAG AACGAGGCACTTTCTGGGGACGCACCATCTCCGGAGTTGAG CCAAGACTTTGTGATGTATGTTGGAGGGCCTGTTTGGGCGTTGGATTGGTGTCCTAGAGTTCATCGAAGTAGTGATGATCATCCAAAATGCGAG TTTATTGCCGTAGCTGCTCATCCTCCTGGATCTTCTTATCACAAATTAGGCGAGCCACTGACTGGAAGAGGAGCCATTCAGATATGGTGTCTTTTAAATGTTGGTGTAAATAAGGAAGACATACATTCAGTAGTAGAAAAGCCAAAGCAGGGGAGTAAGAACAACGGAGCCAGACAAGAAAAATCAACTGAACCAAAGAAGCCTTTAGGGAGGCCTAGAAAGAAGCCAATAGAAGAAAAATCAACTGAACCAAAGAGGTCCAGAGGAAGGCCTAGAAAGAAACCAATTGAAGAATCTGCTGACAAAGAGGCCACAGAAGAAAAATCAACTCGACCAAAGAGGCCTAGAGGAAGACCTAAAAAGTATGCAACAGAAGATTATGTTGACAACTTGGATGAAAGCAATATTTATGTTGAGATTCCTGCCATTGAATATCCAGAGGGATCACTAGAGTTGCCTTCTACGGATTGTGCTCCTGAAAATACTCATGTGCATGCTGTACAAGAAGATCATGGTAAAAAACGAAAGAGTTACAAACATGTGGGATCTGCATCTGATCCAGCTTGGAAATCACATGTTCGGAggagaaaattaaatattatcgAAAGTGCAGGGAGTGATAACAGTGATACATGTCCACCGTTGTCAAATCAAGATGGGGAGAAAAGATCATTTGTTTCAGATCATCATACACAGCAGAATTCAGGACAGGTTCCTCGTAACAGTTATGCATGTCCACCGTTGTTGAATCAAGATGGGGAGAAAGGACCACTTGTTTCAGATCATCATACACTGCAGAATTCTGGACAGGATCCTCAAACAAGTAAAGATGTTCAAAATAATGGTTACTCTGAAATTGGCTCGACCAGGTGTTCAGTTCCGACGGACGTAGCATTGCCACGAATTGCATTATGCCTAGCTCACCATGGAAAGGTTGCCTGGGATGTGAAATGGCGTCCTCTTAATGAACGTGATTCCAAAAGCAAGCATCGGATGGGCTATCTTGCTGTGCTGTCAGGAAATGGGTCTCTGGAAGT GTGGGATGTTCCTCTTCCTCATGTAATTGAAGTTATTTATTCTTCTTCATGTGGTGAGGGCACTGATCCTCACTTTGTAAAATTAGCGCCAGTTTTCAGATGCTCAATGTTGAAGTGTGGTGGTGAAAAGAG CATCCCTCTTACTGTGGAATGGTCACCTTCACCACCTCATGATTACCTACTTGTTGGATGCCATGATGGAACG GTTGCTTTATGGAAGTTTTCAGCAAGTAATGCATCTCAAG ATACAAGGCCTTTACTTTGCTTCAGAGCAGATACAAATCCAATTAGGGCACTTGCTTGGGCCCCGGCTGAAAG ATATGTGAAATGCAACTGTGTGCGAATTACAACAATTCAGAGGGTGTCAATCTTATAG
- the LOC114820149 gene encoding uncharacterized protein isoform X3 has translation MFDDSVENHFRVMDTIAKLCGEAEEDRGVEDGEIQRLSSSVTFLREWADFKYGPRDVRFACGVGSPEEKDVVGGINLRQFSSATVPKNEALSGDAPSPELSQDFVMYVGGPVWALDWCPRVHRSSDDHPKCEFIAVAAHPPGSSYHKLGEPLTGRGAIQIWCLLNVGVNKEDIHSVVEKPKQGSKNNGARQEKSTEPKKPLGRPRKKPIEEKSTEPKRSRGRPRKKPIEESADKEATEEKSTRPKRPRGRPKKYATEDYVDNLDESNIYVEIPAIEYPEGSLELPSTDCAPENTHVHAVQEDHGKKRKSYKHVGSASDPAWKSHVRRRKLNIIESAGSDNSDTCPPLSNQDGEKRSFVSDHHTQQNSGQVPRNSYACPPLLNQDGEKGPLVSDHHTLQNSGQDPQTSKDVQNNGYSEIGSTRCSVPTDVALPRIALCLAHHGKVAWDVKWRPLNERDSKSKHRMGYLAVLSGNGSLEVWDVPLPHVIEVIYSSSCGEGTDPHFVKLAPVFRCSMLKCGGEKSIPLTVEWSPSPPHDYLLVGCHDGTVALWKFSASNASQGMANREPKKSDTRPLLCFRADTNPIRALAWAPAERYVKCNCVRITTIQRVSIL, from the exons ATGTTCGACGACTCGGTGGAGAATCACTTCAGAGTTATGGACACCATTGCCAAGCTCTGCGGCGAGGCGGAGGAGGATCGCGGCGTCGAAGACGGCGAGATTCAACGCTTATCGTCCTCAGTTACCTTCCTAAG GGAATGGGCGGATTTTAAGTATGGACCTCGAGATGTTCGATTTGCTTGTGGAGTTGGAAGTCCTGAGGAGAAGGATGTCGTCGGCGGGATAAACTTGCGGCAATTTTCTTCTGCAACAGTTCCTAAG AACGAGGCACTTTCTGGGGACGCACCATCTCCGGAGTTGAG CCAAGACTTTGTGATGTATGTTGGAGGGCCTGTTTGGGCGTTGGATTGGTGTCCTAGAGTTCATCGAAGTAGTGATGATCATCCAAAATGCGAG TTTATTGCCGTAGCTGCTCATCCTCCTGGATCTTCTTATCACAAATTAGGCGAGCCACTGACTGGAAGAGGAGCCATTCAGATATGGTGTCTTTTAAATGTTGGTGTAAATAAGGAAGACATACATTCAGTAGTAGAAAAGCCAAAGCAGGGGAGTAAGAACAACGGAGCCAGACAAGAAAAATCAACTGAACCAAAGAAGCCTTTAGGGAGGCCTAGAAAGAAGCCAATAGAAGAAAAATCAACTGAACCAAAGAGGTCCAGAGGAAGGCCTAGAAAGAAACCAATTGAAGAATCTGCTGACAAAGAGGCCACAGAAGAAAAATCAACTCGACCAAAGAGGCCTAGAGGAAGACCTAAAAAGTATGCAACAGAAGATTATGTTGACAACTTGGATGAAAGCAATATTTATGTTGAGATTCCTGCCATTGAATATCCAGAGGGATCACTAGAGTTGCCTTCTACGGATTGTGCTCCTGAAAATACTCATGTGCATGCTGTACAAGAAGATCATGGTAAAAAACGAAAGAGTTACAAACATGTGGGATCTGCATCTGATCCAGCTTGGAAATCACATGTTCGGAggagaaaattaaatattatcgAAAGTGCAGGGAGTGATAACAGTGATACATGTCCACCGTTGTCAAATCAAGATGGGGAGAAAAGATCATTTGTTTCAGATCATCATACACAGCAGAATTCAGGACAGGTTCCTCGTAACAGTTATGCATGTCCACCGTTGTTGAATCAAGATGGGGAGAAAGGACCACTTGTTTCAGATCATCATACACTGCAGAATTCTGGACAGGATCCTCAAACAAGTAAAGATGTTCAAAATAATGGTTACTCTGAAATTGGCTCGACCAGGTGTTCAGTTCCGACGGACGTAGCATTGCCACGAATTGCATTATGCCTAGCTCACCATGGAAAGGTTGCCTGGGATGTGAAATGGCGTCCTCTTAATGAACGTGATTCCAAAAGCAAGCATCGGATGGGCTATCTTGCTGTGCTGTCAGGAAATGGGTCTCTGGAAGT GTGGGATGTTCCTCTTCCTCATGTAATTGAAGTTATTTATTCTTCTTCATGTGGTGAGGGCACTGATCCTCACTTTGTAAAATTAGCGCCAGTTTTCAGATGCTCAATGTTGAAGTGTGGTGGTGAAAAGAG CATCCCTCTTACTGTGGAATGGTCACCTTCACCACCTCATGATTACCTACTTGTTGGATGCCATGATGGAACG GTTGCTTTATGGAAGTTTTCAGCAAGTAATGCATCTCAAGGTATGGCTAACAGAGAACCTAAAAAAT CAGATACAAGGCCTTTACTTTGCTTCAGAGCAGATACAAATCCAATTAGGGCACTTGCTTGGGCCCCGGCTGAAAG ATATGTGAAATGCAACTGTGTGCGAATTACAACAATTCAGAGGGTGTCAATCTTATAG
- the LOC114820149 gene encoding uncharacterized protein isoform X10: MFDDSVENHFRVMDTIAKLCGEAEEDRGVEDGEIQRLSSSVTFLREWADFKYGPRDVRFACGVGSPEEKDVVGGINLRQFSSATVPKNEALSGDAPSPELSQDFVMYVGGPVWALDWCPRVHRSSDDHPKCEFIAVAAHPPGSSYHKLGEPLTGRGAIQIWCLLNVGVNKEDIHSVVEKPKQGSKNNGARQEKSTEPKKPLGRPRKKPIEEKSTEPKRSRGRPRKKPIEESADKEATEEKSTRPKRPRGRPKKYATEDYVDNLDESNIYVEIPAIEYPEGSLELPSTDCAPENTHVHAVQEDHGKKRKSYKHVGSASDPAWKSHVRRRKLNIIESAGSDNSDTCPPLSNQDGEKRSFVSDHHTQQNSGQVPRNSYACPPLLNQDGEKGPLVSDHHTLQNSGQDPQTSKDVQNNGYSEIGSTRCSVPTDVALPRIALCLAHHGKVAWDVKWRPLNERDSKSKHRMGYLAVLSGNGSLEVWDVPLPHVIEVIYSSSCGEGTDPHFVKLAPVFRCSMLKCGGEKRYPETSLLLWNGHLHHLMITYLLDAMMERLLYGSFQQVMHLKVWLTENLKNIQGLYFASEQIQIQLGHLLGPRLKDM; the protein is encoded by the exons ATGTTCGACGACTCGGTGGAGAATCACTTCAGAGTTATGGACACCATTGCCAAGCTCTGCGGCGAGGCGGAGGAGGATCGCGGCGTCGAAGACGGCGAGATTCAACGCTTATCGTCCTCAGTTACCTTCCTAAG GGAATGGGCGGATTTTAAGTATGGACCTCGAGATGTTCGATTTGCTTGTGGAGTTGGAAGTCCTGAGGAGAAGGATGTCGTCGGCGGGATAAACTTGCGGCAATTTTCTTCTGCAACAGTTCCTAAG AACGAGGCACTTTCTGGGGACGCACCATCTCCGGAGTTGAG CCAAGACTTTGTGATGTATGTTGGAGGGCCTGTTTGGGCGTTGGATTGGTGTCCTAGAGTTCATCGAAGTAGTGATGATCATCCAAAATGCGAG TTTATTGCCGTAGCTGCTCATCCTCCTGGATCTTCTTATCACAAATTAGGCGAGCCACTGACTGGAAGAGGAGCCATTCAGATATGGTGTCTTTTAAATGTTGGTGTAAATAAGGAAGACATACATTCAGTAGTAGAAAAGCCAAAGCAGGGGAGTAAGAACAACGGAGCCAGACAAGAAAAATCAACTGAACCAAAGAAGCCTTTAGGGAGGCCTAGAAAGAAGCCAATAGAAGAAAAATCAACTGAACCAAAGAGGTCCAGAGGAAGGCCTAGAAAGAAACCAATTGAAGAATCTGCTGACAAAGAGGCCACAGAAGAAAAATCAACTCGACCAAAGAGGCCTAGAGGAAGACCTAAAAAGTATGCAACAGAAGATTATGTTGACAACTTGGATGAAAGCAATATTTATGTTGAGATTCCTGCCATTGAATATCCAGAGGGATCACTAGAGTTGCCTTCTACGGATTGTGCTCCTGAAAATACTCATGTGCATGCTGTACAAGAAGATCATGGTAAAAAACGAAAGAGTTACAAACATGTGGGATCTGCATCTGATCCAGCTTGGAAATCACATGTTCGGAggagaaaattaaatattatcgAAAGTGCAGGGAGTGATAACAGTGATACATGTCCACCGTTGTCAAATCAAGATGGGGAGAAAAGATCATTTGTTTCAGATCATCATACACAGCAGAATTCAGGACAGGTTCCTCGTAACAGTTATGCATGTCCACCGTTGTTGAATCAAGATGGGGAGAAAGGACCACTTGTTTCAGATCATCATACACTGCAGAATTCTGGACAGGATCCTCAAACAAGTAAAGATGTTCAAAATAATGGTTACTCTGAAATTGGCTCGACCAGGTGTTCAGTTCCGACGGACGTAGCATTGCCACGAATTGCATTATGCCTAGCTCACCATGGAAAGGTTGCCTGGGATGTGAAATGGCGTCCTCTTAATGAACGTGATTCCAAAAGCAAGCATCGGATGGGCTATCTTGCTGTGCTGTCAGGAAATGGGTCTCTGGAAGT GTGGGATGTTCCTCTTCCTCATGTAATTGAAGTTATTTATTCTTCTTCATGTGGTGAGGGCACTGATCCTCACTTTGTAAAATTAGCGCCAGTTTTCAGATGCTCAATGTTGAAGTGTGGTGGTGAAAAGAGGTACCCCGAAA CATCCCTCTTACTGTGGAATGGTCACCTTCACCACCTCATGATTACCTACTTGTTGGATGCCATGATGGAACG GTTGCTTTATGGAAGTTTTCAGCAAGTAATGCATCTCAAGGTATGGCTAACAGAGAACCTAAAAAAT ATACAAGGCCTTTACTTTGCTTCAGAGCAGATACAAATCCAATTAGGGCACTTGCTTGGGCCCCGGCTGAAAG ATATGTGA
- the LOC114820149 gene encoding uncharacterized protein isoform X19 has product MFDDSVENHFRVMDTIAKLCGEAEEDRGVEDGEIQRLSSSVTFLREWADFKYGPRDVRFACGVGSPEEKDVVGGINLRQFSSATVPKNEALSGDAPSPELSQDFVMYVGGPVWALDWCPRVHRSSDDHPKCEFIAVAAHPPGSSYHKLGEPLTGRGAIQIWCLLNVGVNKEDIHSVVEKPKQGSKNNGARQEKSTEPKKPLGRPRKKPIEEKSTEPKRSRGRPRKKPIEESADKEATEEKSTRPKRPRGRPKKYATEDYVDNLDESNIYVEIPAIEYPEGSLELPSTDCAPENTHVHAVQEDHGKKRKSYKHVGSASDPAWKSHVRRRKLNIIESAGSDNSDTCPPLSNQDGEKRSFVSDHHTQQNSGQVPRNSYACPPLLNQDGEKGPLVSDHHTLQNSGQDPQTSKDVQNNGYSEIGSTRCSVPTDVALPRIALCLAHHGKVAWDVKWRPLNERDSKSKHRMGYLAVLSGNGSLEVWDVPLPHVIEVIYSSSCGEGTDPHFVKLAPVFRCSMLKCGGEKRYPETSLLLWNGHLHHLMITYLLDAMMERLLYGSFQQVMHLKIQIQLGHLLGPRLKDM; this is encoded by the exons ATGTTCGACGACTCGGTGGAGAATCACTTCAGAGTTATGGACACCATTGCCAAGCTCTGCGGCGAGGCGGAGGAGGATCGCGGCGTCGAAGACGGCGAGATTCAACGCTTATCGTCCTCAGTTACCTTCCTAAG GGAATGGGCGGATTTTAAGTATGGACCTCGAGATGTTCGATTTGCTTGTGGAGTTGGAAGTCCTGAGGAGAAGGATGTCGTCGGCGGGATAAACTTGCGGCAATTTTCTTCTGCAACAGTTCCTAAG AACGAGGCACTTTCTGGGGACGCACCATCTCCGGAGTTGAG CCAAGACTTTGTGATGTATGTTGGAGGGCCTGTTTGGGCGTTGGATTGGTGTCCTAGAGTTCATCGAAGTAGTGATGATCATCCAAAATGCGAG TTTATTGCCGTAGCTGCTCATCCTCCTGGATCTTCTTATCACAAATTAGGCGAGCCACTGACTGGAAGAGGAGCCATTCAGATATGGTGTCTTTTAAATGTTGGTGTAAATAAGGAAGACATACATTCAGTAGTAGAAAAGCCAAAGCAGGGGAGTAAGAACAACGGAGCCAGACAAGAAAAATCAACTGAACCAAAGAAGCCTTTAGGGAGGCCTAGAAAGAAGCCAATAGAAGAAAAATCAACTGAACCAAAGAGGTCCAGAGGAAGGCCTAGAAAGAAACCAATTGAAGAATCTGCTGACAAAGAGGCCACAGAAGAAAAATCAACTCGACCAAAGAGGCCTAGAGGAAGACCTAAAAAGTATGCAACAGAAGATTATGTTGACAACTTGGATGAAAGCAATATTTATGTTGAGATTCCTGCCATTGAATATCCAGAGGGATCACTAGAGTTGCCTTCTACGGATTGTGCTCCTGAAAATACTCATGTGCATGCTGTACAAGAAGATCATGGTAAAAAACGAAAGAGTTACAAACATGTGGGATCTGCATCTGATCCAGCTTGGAAATCACATGTTCGGAggagaaaattaaatattatcgAAAGTGCAGGGAGTGATAACAGTGATACATGTCCACCGTTGTCAAATCAAGATGGGGAGAAAAGATCATTTGTTTCAGATCATCATACACAGCAGAATTCAGGACAGGTTCCTCGTAACAGTTATGCATGTCCACCGTTGTTGAATCAAGATGGGGAGAAAGGACCACTTGTTTCAGATCATCATACACTGCAGAATTCTGGACAGGATCCTCAAACAAGTAAAGATGTTCAAAATAATGGTTACTCTGAAATTGGCTCGACCAGGTGTTCAGTTCCGACGGACGTAGCATTGCCACGAATTGCATTATGCCTAGCTCACCATGGAAAGGTTGCCTGGGATGTGAAATGGCGTCCTCTTAATGAACGTGATTCCAAAAGCAAGCATCGGATGGGCTATCTTGCTGTGCTGTCAGGAAATGGGTCTCTGGAAGT GTGGGATGTTCCTCTTCCTCATGTAATTGAAGTTATTTATTCTTCTTCATGTGGTGAGGGCACTGATCCTCACTTTGTAAAATTAGCGCCAGTTTTCAGATGCTCAATGTTGAAGTGTGGTGGTGAAAAGAGGTACCCCGAAA CATCCCTCTTACTGTGGAATGGTCACCTTCACCACCTCATGATTACCTACTTGTTGGATGCCATGATGGAACG GTTGCTTTATGGAAGTTTTCAGCAAGTAATGCATCTCAAG ATACAAATCCAATTAGGGCACTTGCTTGGGCCCCGGCTGAAAG ATATGTGA
- the LOC114820149 gene encoding uncharacterized protein isoform X18 — MFDDSVENHFRVMDTIAKLCGEAEEDRGVEDGEIQRLSSSVTFLREWADFKYGPRDVRFACGVGSPEEKDVVGGINLRQFSSATVPKNEALSGDAPSPELSQDFVMYVGGPVWALDWCPRVHRSSDDHPKCEFIAVAAHPPGSSYHKLGEPLTGRGAIQIWCLLNVGVNKEDIHSVVEKPKQGSKNNGARQEKSTEPKKPLGRPRKKPIEEKSTEPKRSRGRPRKKPIEESADKEATEEKSTRPKRPRGRPKKYATEDYVDNLDESNIYVEIPAIEYPEGSLELPSTDCAPENTHVHAVQEDHGKKRKSYKHVGSASDPAWKSHVRRRKLNIIESAGSDNSDTCPPLSNQDGEKRSFVSDHHTQQNSGQVPRNSYACPPLLNQDGEKGPLVSDHHTLQNSGQDPQTSKDVQNNGYSEIGSTRCSVPTDVALPRIALCLAHHGKVAWDVKWRPLNERDSKSKHRMGYLAVLSGNGSLEVWDVPLPHVIEVIYSSSCGEGTDPHFVKLAPVFRCSMLKCGGEKRYPETSLLLWNGHLHHLMITYLLDAMMERLLYGSFQQVMHLKQIQIQLGHLLGPRLKDM, encoded by the exons ATGTTCGACGACTCGGTGGAGAATCACTTCAGAGTTATGGACACCATTGCCAAGCTCTGCGGCGAGGCGGAGGAGGATCGCGGCGTCGAAGACGGCGAGATTCAACGCTTATCGTCCTCAGTTACCTTCCTAAG GGAATGGGCGGATTTTAAGTATGGACCTCGAGATGTTCGATTTGCTTGTGGAGTTGGAAGTCCTGAGGAGAAGGATGTCGTCGGCGGGATAAACTTGCGGCAATTTTCTTCTGCAACAGTTCCTAAG AACGAGGCACTTTCTGGGGACGCACCATCTCCGGAGTTGAG CCAAGACTTTGTGATGTATGTTGGAGGGCCTGTTTGGGCGTTGGATTGGTGTCCTAGAGTTCATCGAAGTAGTGATGATCATCCAAAATGCGAG TTTATTGCCGTAGCTGCTCATCCTCCTGGATCTTCTTATCACAAATTAGGCGAGCCACTGACTGGAAGAGGAGCCATTCAGATATGGTGTCTTTTAAATGTTGGTGTAAATAAGGAAGACATACATTCAGTAGTAGAAAAGCCAAAGCAGGGGAGTAAGAACAACGGAGCCAGACAAGAAAAATCAACTGAACCAAAGAAGCCTTTAGGGAGGCCTAGAAAGAAGCCAATAGAAGAAAAATCAACTGAACCAAAGAGGTCCAGAGGAAGGCCTAGAAAGAAACCAATTGAAGAATCTGCTGACAAAGAGGCCACAGAAGAAAAATCAACTCGACCAAAGAGGCCTAGAGGAAGACCTAAAAAGTATGCAACAGAAGATTATGTTGACAACTTGGATGAAAGCAATATTTATGTTGAGATTCCTGCCATTGAATATCCAGAGGGATCACTAGAGTTGCCTTCTACGGATTGTGCTCCTGAAAATACTCATGTGCATGCTGTACAAGAAGATCATGGTAAAAAACGAAAGAGTTACAAACATGTGGGATCTGCATCTGATCCAGCTTGGAAATCACATGTTCGGAggagaaaattaaatattatcgAAAGTGCAGGGAGTGATAACAGTGATACATGTCCACCGTTGTCAAATCAAGATGGGGAGAAAAGATCATTTGTTTCAGATCATCATACACAGCAGAATTCAGGACAGGTTCCTCGTAACAGTTATGCATGTCCACCGTTGTTGAATCAAGATGGGGAGAAAGGACCACTTGTTTCAGATCATCATACACTGCAGAATTCTGGACAGGATCCTCAAACAAGTAAAGATGTTCAAAATAATGGTTACTCTGAAATTGGCTCGACCAGGTGTTCAGTTCCGACGGACGTAGCATTGCCACGAATTGCATTATGCCTAGCTCACCATGGAAAGGTTGCCTGGGATGTGAAATGGCGTCCTCTTAATGAACGTGATTCCAAAAGCAAGCATCGGATGGGCTATCTTGCTGTGCTGTCAGGAAATGGGTCTCTGGAAGT GTGGGATGTTCCTCTTCCTCATGTAATTGAAGTTATTTATTCTTCTTCATGTGGTGAGGGCACTGATCCTCACTTTGTAAAATTAGCGCCAGTTTTCAGATGCTCAATGTTGAAGTGTGGTGGTGAAAAGAGGTACCCCGAAA CATCCCTCTTACTGTGGAATGGTCACCTTCACCACCTCATGATTACCTACTTGTTGGATGCCATGATGGAACG GTTGCTTTATGGAAGTTTTCAGCAAGTAATGCATCTCAAG CAGATACAAATCCAATTAGGGCACTTGCTTGGGCCCCGGCTGAAAG ATATGTGA